The Camelus bactrianus isolate YW-2024 breed Bactrian camel chromosome 12, ASM4877302v1, whole genome shotgun sequence genome includes a window with the following:
- the KRT1 gene encoding keratin, type II cytoskeletal 1: MSRHFSSRSGYRCGKGFSSGSAGVVSYQRRSTSSSMRRSGGGGGRFTSGVCGVGGAGGGFGSRSLVNLGGGKAISVSVAGGGGRVGFGGGYGGSFGGGGFGGGGFGGGGFGGGGFGGGGFGGGGFGGGFGSGGFGGGGFGPGYPGGIHEVTVNQSLLQPLNVEIDPEIQKVKSQEREQIKSLNNRFASFIDKVRFLEQQNQVLQTKWELLQQVDTTTRTQNLEPLFEAYISNLRNKVDLLKSDRSRMDSELKNMQDMVEDFRNKYEDEINKRTNAENEFVNIKKDVDAAYITKVDLQAKVDTLQQEIDFLTTLYQAELSQMQTHISETNVILSMDNNRSLDLDSIIAEVKAQYEEIAQRSKAEAETLYQTKYEELQITAGRQGDSLKSSKMEISELNRVIQRLRSDIDNVKKQISSLQQSISDAEQRGENALKDAQKKLAELEDALQKNKEDLARLLRDYQELMNTKLALDVEIATYRTLLEGEEIRMSGECVPNVSVSVSTSHTSVSGSSSRGGGGYSSGGGGGGGGYSSGGGGSYSSGGGGGYSYSSGGSSVSRRGGSGGSFSSSGGRGSSSGGTKTSGGSSSVKFVSTSYSRGTR; the protein is encoded by the exons ATGAGTCGACACTTTAGCTCCAGGTCTGGGTACCGTTGCGGAAAGGGCTTCAGCTCTGGCTCCGCCGGAGTGGTCAGCTACCAGCGCAGATCCACCAGCAGCTCCATGCGCCGcagtgggggaggtggtgggagaTTTACGAGTGGAGTATGTGGTGTTGGGGGTGCTGGTGGTGGTTTTGGGAGTCGGAGTCTTGTTAACCTTGGTGGTGGTAAAGCCATCTCTGTGAGTGTGGCTGGAGGAGGTGGACGTGTTGGTTTTGGTGGTGGTTATGGTGGCAGTTTTGGTGGTGGTGGCTTTGGGGGTGGTGGTTTTGGTGGTGGTGGCTTTGGGGGTGGTGGTTTTGGTGGTGGTGGCTTTGGTGGTGGCGGCTTTGGTGGTGGCTTTGGCAGTGGAGGTTTTGGTGGAGGTGGTTTTGGGCCTGGCTATCCTGGTGGCATACACGAAGTCACCGTCAACCAGAGCCTTCTGCAACCCCTCAATGTGGAGATTGATCCCGAGATCCAAAAAGTAAAGTCACAAGAAAGGGAGCAAATCAAGTCCCTCAACAACCGGTTTGCTTCCTTCATCGACAAG GTGAGATTCCTGGAGCAGCAGAACCAGGTACTGCAAACAAAATGGGAGCTGCTGCAGCAGGTAGACACCACCACTAGGACCCAAAACTTAGAACCCCTCTTTGAGGCATACATCAGCAATCTTAGAAACAAAGTGGACCTACTGAAGAGCGACCGATCTCGGATGGATTCAGAATTGAAGAACATGCAAGACATGGTGGAGGATTTCCGGAACAA GTATGAGGATGAGATCAATAAGCGGACAAATGCGGAGAATGAATTTGTGAACATCAAGAAG GATGTGGATGCTGCTTACATCACTAAGGTGGACCTTCAAGCCAAAGTTGACACCTTGCAGCAGGAAATTGACTTCTTAACAACGTTGTACCAAGCG GAGCTGTCTCAGATGCAGACTCATATCAGCGAAACCAATGTCATCCTCTCCATGGACAACAACCGCAGCCTGGACCTGGACAGCATCATCGCCGAGGTCAAAGCCCAGTATGAGGAGATCGCTCAGAGGAGCAAGGCTGAGGCTGAGACCCTGTACCAGACCAAG TATGAAGAGCTCCAGATCACTGCCGGCAGACAGGGGGACAGCTTGAAGAGTTCAAAGATGGAGATTTCTGAGCTGAATCGGGTGATCCAGAGACTGAGATCTGACATTGATAATGTCAAGAAGCAG ATCTCTTCGCTGCAGCAGTCCATCAGCGATGCTGAGCAGCGTGGTGAGAATGCCCTCAAAGATGCCCAGAAGAAGCTGGCTGAGCTGGAGGATGCCCTGCAGAAGAACAAGGAGGACCTGGCCCGCCTGCTGCGCGACTACCAGGAGCTGATGAACACCAAGCTGGCCCTGGATGTGGAGATTGCCACCTACAGGACCCTCCTGGAAGGAGAGGAAATCAG GATGTCTGGCGAGTGTGTCCCGAACGTGAGTGTGT CTGTGAGCACCAGCCACACCAGCGTCAGTGGAAGCAGTAGCCGAGGAGGCGGTGGTTATAgctctggcggcggcggcggcggcggcggctacAGCTCCGGGGGCGGCGGCAGCTACAGCtctggaggcggcggcggctaCAGCTACAGCTCCGGGGGCAGCAGTGTGAGCCGTCGAGGGGGCTCTGGAGGTAGCTTCAGCTCCTCCGGAGGCCGAGGGTCCAGCTCTGGGGGCACCAAGACCTCTGGTGGCAGTTCCAGCGTGAAGTTTGTTTCCACCAGCTATTCCCGAGGAACCAGATAA